The Pseudomonas triclosanedens genome has a window encoding:
- a CDS encoding gamma-glutamylcyclotransferase, with translation MTSSPASDGPFYPPTLGVPDRFTPEQLRASLDITMSEHGAGPVWLFAYGSLIWRPEFPVAEARRARVHGYHRGLYLWSLTHRGTPEMPGLVLGLDRGGSCSGFAFRLPDDNLDANLYALWEREMPYASYRPEWLSCRLDDGSRVRALGFVLERHLPSYAGALPDNIVQRVLDSAQGHFGTTRDYVEQTARALRECAMPDLNLEGILARCCPLRRVQE, from the coding sequence ATGACATCGTCTCCCGCCTCGGATGGCCCGTTCTATCCACCGACACTGGGGGTGCCGGACCGCTTCACACCCGAACAACTGCGCGCCTCGCTCGACATCACCATGAGCGAACACGGCGCCGGGCCGGTGTGGCTGTTCGCCTATGGATCGCTGATCTGGCGGCCGGAGTTTCCGGTGGCCGAGGCTCGCCGTGCGCGGGTGCACGGCTACCACCGCGGGCTCTACCTGTGGTCGCTGACCCACCGCGGGACGCCGGAAATGCCCGGCCTGGTGCTGGGGCTGGATCGCGGCGGCTCCTGCTCGGGCTTCGCCTTCCGCCTGCCGGACGACAACCTGGACGCCAATCTCTACGCACTCTGGGAGCGCGAGATGCCCTATGCGTCGTATCGCCCGGAATGGCTGAGTTGCCGCCTCGACGACGGCAGCCGCGTGCGCGCCCTGGGCTTCGTCCTCGAACGCCACCTGCCCAGCTACGCCGGCGCGCTGCCCGACAACATCGTGCAACGCGTGCTGGACAGCGCCCAGGGCCACTTCGGCACCACCCGCGATTACGTCGAGCAAACCGCCAGGGCTCTGCGCGAATGCGCCATGCCTGACCTCAATCTGGAAGGCATCCTGGCCCGCTGTTGCCCGCTGCGCCGGGTGCAGGAGTGA
- a CDS encoding MotA/TolQ/ExbB proton channel family protein gives MSLPLNPLESVEGAVIWLLVGFSVVTWALALVKGVQFTRQKAQDKRFQKQFWSATSLESAGDQAAGKPGAGARVAQAGFAAIQVQDNGQPDLAQSINHQDRLERALRQQIQRERRSLESGLAVLASIGSTSPFIGLFGTVWGIMEALKGISAAGSASLETVAGPIGSALIATGVGIAVAVPAVLVYNYFLRRLKLTAADLDDFAHDFYSLAQKSAFRVVTLPTATRKGAAGASVKEAS, from the coding sequence ATGAGTCTGCCTCTCAACCCCCTGGAATCCGTCGAAGGCGCCGTGATCTGGCTGCTGGTCGGCTTCTCCGTCGTCACCTGGGCGCTGGCGCTGGTGAAAGGCGTCCAGTTCACTCGCCAGAAAGCTCAGGACAAGCGCTTCCAGAAGCAGTTCTGGAGCGCCACCAGCCTCGAATCGGCCGGCGACCAGGCCGCCGGCAAACCCGGTGCCGGCGCCCGCGTGGCCCAGGCCGGTTTCGCCGCCATCCAGGTGCAGGACAACGGCCAGCCGGACCTCGCCCAGTCGATCAACCACCAGGACCGCCTGGAGCGCGCACTGCGCCAGCAGATCCAGCGCGAACGCCGCTCTCTGGAATCTGGCCTGGCAGTGCTCGCCTCGATCGGCTCCACCTCGCCCTTCATCGGCCTGTTCGGCACGGTGTGGGGCATCATGGAAGCGCTCAAGGGCATCAGCGCGGCCGGCTCGGCAAGCCTGGAAACCGTGGCCGGCCCCATTGGCAGCGCGCTGATCGCAACCGGCGTAGGCATCGCCGTCGCCGTGCCTGCGGTGCTGGTCTACAACTACTTCCTCCGCCGCCTCAAGCTCACCGCCGCCGACCTTGACGACTTCGCCCACGACTTCTACAGCCTGGCGCAGAAGAGCGCGTTCCGCGTCGTCACACTGCCCACCGCGACGCGCAAGGGTGCTGCCGGCGCCAGCGTGAAGGAGGCGAGCTGA
- the cls gene encoding cardiolipin synthase, with product MQYSAYIAHFLVLIQLLGIVAAVHAVLTVRTAQGAIAWATSLVFMPLLTLVPYLVFGRSRFDAYIEARRQANHEMHEAAAELDWRPWVEEALAARQYDGYKALKAMVGLARMPTLANNHVRLLVNGKASFDAMFEAIAQARKVILVQFFIIRDDALGQRLAQLLLERAANGVDVFLLYDGIGSHALPGRYVEHLRQGGVQVYPFSTGSGMINRFQVNFRNHRKIVVVDGVRGFVGGHNVGVEYLGEKPPLSPWRDTHLELRGPAVACLQECFAEDWYWASHTLPTLILPKAYEEAGMLCQVVPSGPADPQETCSLFFVEAINAAVERLWITTPYFVPDEAVSAALRLAVLRGVDVRILLPSRPDHKTVYAASSLYALEAVRAGIRIFRYQPGFLHQKVVLIDHDTAAVGSANLDNRSFRLNFEIMVVTVDDDFAKEVEKMLMTDFEQSVEMSLDDRRRLHRLQQLGMRVARLVSPIL from the coding sequence ATGCAGTACTCCGCCTACATCGCCCATTTCCTGGTACTGATCCAGTTGCTCGGCATCGTCGCCGCGGTACACGCCGTACTCACCGTACGCACGGCGCAAGGCGCCATCGCCTGGGCGACCTCTCTGGTATTCATGCCGCTGCTGACCCTGGTGCCCTATCTGGTTTTCGGCCGCAGCCGCTTCGATGCCTACATCGAAGCGCGCCGCCAGGCCAACCACGAGATGCACGAGGCCGCCGCCGAACTGGACTGGCGCCCTTGGGTGGAGGAAGCCCTGGCGGCCCGCCAGTACGACGGTTACAAGGCACTCAAGGCAATGGTCGGGCTGGCGCGCATGCCGACTCTGGCGAACAACCACGTGCGACTGCTGGTAAACGGCAAGGCTTCGTTCGATGCCATGTTCGAAGCCATCGCCCAGGCACGCAAGGTCATCCTCGTGCAGTTCTTCATCATCCGCGACGACGCTCTGGGCCAGCGCCTGGCGCAACTGCTGCTGGAGCGCGCAGCCAACGGCGTGGACGTATTCCTGCTCTATGACGGCATCGGTAGCCACGCCCTGCCTGGCCGCTACGTCGAGCACCTGCGCCAGGGCGGCGTGCAGGTGTACCCGTTCAGCACCGGCAGCGGGATGATCAATCGCTTTCAGGTGAACTTCCGCAACCACCGCAAGATTGTGGTCGTCGACGGCGTGCGCGGTTTCGTCGGCGGGCACAACGTCGGCGTCGAATACCTCGGCGAGAAGCCGCCGCTCTCGCCCTGGCGTGACACCCATCTCGAACTGCGCGGCCCGGCGGTGGCCTGCCTGCAGGAATGCTTCGCCGAAGACTGGTACTGGGCCAGCCACACCCTGCCGACACTGATCCTGCCCAAGGCCTACGAGGAAGCCGGCATGCTCTGCCAGGTGGTGCCCAGCGGCCCGGCGGATCCACAGGAAACCTGCTCGCTGTTCTTCGTCGAGGCGATCAACGCGGCAGTGGAGCGCCTCTGGATCACCACGCCCTACTTCGTGCCCGACGAAGCGGTGAGCGCCGCGCTGCGCCTGGCGGTACTGCGGGGCGTGGACGTGCGCATCCTGCTGCCGTCGCGGCCGGACCACAAGACGGTGTATGCCGCCTCCAGCCTCTACGCGCTGGAAGCGGTGCGCGCGGGCATCCGGATCTTCCGCTACCAGCCGGGTTTCCTGCACCAGAAGGTAGTGCTGATCGACCACGATACCGCCGCTGTGGGCAGCGCGAACCTGGACAACCGATCGTTCCGCCTCAACTTCGAAATCATGGTGGTGACCGTCGACGATGACTTCGCCAAGGAAGTGGAAAAGATGCTGATGACGGACTTCGAACAGTCGGTGGAGATGAGCCTGGATGATCGCCGTCGTCTGCACCGCCTGCAGCAACTGGGCATGCGGGTGGCGCGGCTGGTCTCGCCGATTCTCTGA
- a CDS encoding amidase produces the protein MPPLHDLSAVELLALYRSHQLSPVEYFDHLIAHIERWEPHLGALYAHDPQRAREQARRSEARWVRCAPCGELDGVPVTIKELIATCGDPIPQGSAATLLQPAAADAPPAARMSEAGAILLGKTTVPDFGMLSSGLSSFHALARNPWDLRMNPGGSSAGAACAAAAGYGPLHIGTDIGGSVRLPAGWCALVGFKPSLGRIPVDPYYTGRCAGPMTRTLDDAALMMRHLSRPDWRDATGLPPAELDWQILPADVRGLRIGLQLDPGCGLQPEAEVRAAIEAATRRFADAGAEIIEVRPILDRQLLDGLDKFWRARLWAELENLPAERQAKVLPYIFQWAEGGASVSGADAVRGFNRTFEMRRRAAEQFQEIDFLLSPTNQVASFPAEWASPTNDPALPFEHIGFTVPWNMSEQPALSINCGFTASGMPIGLQIVGPRFADVDVLSLGKAFELWRGPLAHWPQPPRAD, from the coding sequence ATGCCCCCGTTGCACGACCTGTCCGCCGTCGAACTGCTGGCCCTGTACCGCTCGCACCAGCTCTCCCCGGTCGAATACTTCGATCACCTGATCGCCCATATCGAACGCTGGGAGCCCCACCTCGGCGCGCTCTACGCGCACGACCCGCAGCGCGCCCGCGAGCAGGCGCGGCGTTCGGAGGCACGCTGGGTACGCTGTGCGCCCTGCGGGGAGCTTGACGGGGTGCCGGTGACGATCAAGGAACTGATCGCCACCTGCGGCGACCCGATCCCCCAGGGCAGCGCTGCCACGCTCCTGCAGCCGGCTGCGGCCGATGCGCCACCCGCGGCGCGCATGTCGGAAGCCGGCGCGATCCTGCTGGGCAAGACCACCGTACCGGACTTCGGCATGCTCTCCTCCGGCCTTTCAAGCTTCCATGCGCTGGCGCGCAACCCCTGGGACCTGCGCATGAACCCGGGCGGCTCCAGCGCCGGAGCGGCCTGCGCCGCGGCGGCAGGCTACGGCCCGCTGCACATCGGCACCGACATCGGCGGTTCGGTGCGCCTTCCCGCCGGCTGGTGCGCGCTGGTCGGCTTCAAACCGAGCCTCGGGCGGATTCCCGTCGACCCTTACTACACCGGCCGCTGCGCCGGCCCCATGACGCGGACACTGGACGACGCGGCGCTGATGATGCGCCACCTCTCCCGGCCGGACTGGCGGGACGCCACCGGCCTGCCGCCAGCGGAACTGGATTGGCAAATCCTGCCCGCCGACGTGCGCGGCCTGCGCATCGGCCTTCAACTGGACCCAGGCTGCGGCCTGCAACCCGAGGCGGAAGTCCGCGCCGCCATCGAAGCCGCCACGCGGCGATTTGCCGATGCGGGCGCGGAGATCATCGAAGTGCGGCCGATCCTCGACCGTCAACTACTGGATGGCCTGGACAAATTCTGGCGCGCAAGACTCTGGGCCGAACTGGAAAACCTCCCCGCCGAACGCCAGGCCAAGGTGCTGCCGTATATCTTCCAGTGGGCCGAAGGCGGTGCCTCGGTGAGCGGCGCGGATGCCGTGCGCGGCTTCAACCGCACCTTCGAAATGCGGCGGCGCGCAGCCGAGCAGTTCCAGGAGATCGACTTTCTCCTCTCACCAACCAACCAGGTCGCCTCGTTCCCGGCCGAATGGGCCTCGCCGACCAACGATCCGGCATTGCCATTCGAGCACATCGGCTTCACCGTGCCGTGGAACATGTCCGAGCAGCCGGCGCTTTCGATCAACTGCGGTTTCACCGCCAGCGGCATGCCCATAGGCTTGCAGATAGTCGGCCCGCGCTTCGCCGATGTCGACGTACTGAGTCTGGGCAAGGCCTTCGAACTCTGGCGCGGCCCGCTCGCGCACTGGCCGCAGCCACCGCGGGCCGACTAA
- a CDS encoding ExbD/TolR family protein has protein sequence MAFSTQDSDEVLSEINVTPLVDVMLVLLVVFIVTAPLLTNAIPINLPKTEAVAPPEQKDPLVVSIDGAGKWFINKDEIQPELLQGNLEAAKARDAELRVQLQADEGVNYGQVAKAMASIEKAGITKLAVITAR, from the coding sequence ATGGCCTTCTCTACCCAGGACAGCGACGAGGTTCTCTCCGAAATCAACGTCACCCCGCTGGTGGACGTGATGCTGGTGTTGCTGGTGGTGTTCATCGTCACCGCGCCGCTGTTGACCAACGCCATCCCGATCAACCTGCCCAAGACCGAAGCGGTCGCCCCGCCGGAGCAGAAAGACCCACTGGTGGTGAGCATCGACGGCGCCGGCAAGTGGTTCATCAACAAGGACGAAATCCAGCCGGAACTGCTGCAGGGGAACCTGGAGGCCGCCAAGGCCAGGGATGCCGAGCTGCGCGTGCAGTTGCAGGCCGACGAAGGGGTGAACTACGGGCAGGTCGCCAAGGCGATGGCCTCCATCGAGAAGGCGGGGATCACCAAACTGGCAGTCATCACGGCACGTTGA
- a CDS encoding MetQ/NlpA family ABC transporter substrate-binding protein: MKKLLAAFAAAAAFSAPLAQAADSLTVAATPVPHAEILNFVKPMLAKEGVELKVKEFTDYVQPNTQVAEKRLDANFFQHQPYLDEFNKSKGTSLVAVTGVHIEPLGVYSTKIKKLDELPAGATVVIPNDATNGGRALLLLDKAGVIKLKDNKSITATPKDIAENPKNIKVRELEAATLPRVLTQVDLALINTNYALEAKLNPTKDALAIEGSDSPYVNILVARPDNKDSAAMQKLAAALHSPEVKQFILEKYKGAVVPAF, from the coding sequence ATGAAAAAACTGCTCGCCGCTTTCGCCGCCGCCGCAGCCTTCTCCGCCCCGCTGGCCCAGGCCGCCGACAGCCTGACCGTCGCCGCCACCCCGGTGCCGCACGCCGAAATCCTCAACTTCGTCAAACCGATGCTGGCGAAGGAAGGCGTGGAGCTCAAGGTCAAGGAATTCACCGACTACGTGCAGCCCAACACCCAGGTCGCCGAGAAGCGCCTGGACGCCAACTTCTTCCAGCACCAGCCGTACCTGGATGAGTTCAACAAGTCCAAGGGCACCAGCCTGGTCGCCGTGACTGGGGTGCACATCGAGCCGCTGGGCGTCTACTCCACCAAGATCAAGAAGCTCGACGAACTGCCGGCCGGCGCCACCGTGGTCATCCCCAACGACGCCACCAATGGCGGCCGCGCCCTGCTGCTGCTGGACAAGGCCGGGGTGATCAAGCTCAAGGACAACAAGTCCATCACCGCCACTCCGAAAGACATCGCCGAGAACCCGAAGAACATCAAGGTGCGTGAGCTGGAAGCAGCCACCCTGCCGCGCGTGCTGACCCAGGTCGACCTCGCCCTGATCAACACCAACTACGCCCTGGAAGCCAAGCTGAACCCGACCAAGGACGCGCTGGCCATCGAAGGCTCCGATTCGCCCTACGTGAACATCCTGGTCGCCCGTCCGGACAACAAGGACAGCGCCGCCATGCAGAAGCTGGCCGCAGCCCTGCATAGCCCCGAGGTGAAGCAGTTCATCCTCGAGAAGTACAAGGGCGCCGTCGTTCCGGCCTTCTGA
- a CDS encoding methionine ABC transporter permease, giving the protein MNAFLETLGFVNIDWSEILQASIDTFWMLGGSLLFTIILGLPLGVLLFLTGPKQMFENRAVYAMLSFVVNVLRSLPFIILLIVMIPFTVLITGTSLGVAGAIPPLVVGATPFFARLVETALREVDKGIIEATQAMGASTRQIIWNALLPEARPGIIAAITVTAITLVSYTAMAGVVGAGGLGDLAIRFGYQRFQTDVMVVTVVMLLVLVQILQTVGDKLVVHYSRK; this is encoded by the coding sequence GAACATCGACTGGTCCGAGATACTCCAGGCCAGCATCGACACCTTCTGGATGCTCGGCGGCTCGCTGCTGTTCACCATCATCCTGGGCCTGCCGCTAGGCGTTCTGCTGTTCCTCACCGGCCCCAAGCAGATGTTCGAGAACCGCGCGGTCTATGCCATGTTGTCCTTCGTGGTGAACGTGCTGCGTTCGCTGCCGTTCATCATCCTGCTGATCGTGATGATTCCCTTCACCGTGCTGATCACCGGCACCTCCCTGGGCGTCGCCGGTGCGATTCCGCCGCTGGTGGTGGGCGCCACGCCGTTCTTCGCGCGCCTGGTGGAAACTGCCCTGCGCGAAGTGGACAAAGGCATCATCGAGGCAACCCAGGCAATGGGGGCCAGCACCCGCCAGATCATCTGGAACGCCCTGCTGCCAGAAGCCCGCCCAGGCATCATCGCCGCCATCACCGTCACCGCCATCACCCTGGTGTCCTACACCGCGATGGCCGGCGTGGTCGGCGCCGGCGGCCTCGGCGACCTGGCCATCCGCTTCGGCTACCAGCGCTTCCAGACCGACGTGATGGTGGTCACCGTGGTGATGCTGCTGGTGCTCGTACAGATTCTGCAGACCGTCGGCGACAAGCTGGTGGTCCACTACTCCCGCAAGTAA
- a CDS encoding energy transducer TonB, with the protein MSHPQHALAPESFLRHVPGGDLVDLGRPLRQALELGRHVPAKTRTLGRREAVLLGLFALTLHGAVIYWLSQQPTPQLPEVPPQVPPMTIEFTAPTPPAVEPPPPEPIPEPVVQEPPPPVVDENAVKPPPPKPIPKPKPKPVAKPVPKPVEQPAPPKAETPPPQPAPSAPTAPAPAPLTPPSANAGYLHNPAPEYPPLALRRGWEGTVLLRVHVLASGSPSEIQVQKTSGREALDEAAIRAVKRWRFVPAKRGDVAQDGWVSVPIDFKLN; encoded by the coding sequence ATGTCCCATCCCCAGCATGCCCTGGCACCGGAATCGTTCCTGCGCCACGTGCCCGGTGGCGACCTGGTCGATCTCGGCCGGCCGCTGCGCCAAGCACTGGAGCTTGGCCGCCACGTGCCGGCCAAGACGCGCACACTGGGTCGCCGCGAAGCCGTCCTGCTCGGCCTGTTCGCCCTGACCCTGCATGGAGCGGTGATCTACTGGCTGAGCCAGCAACCCACGCCGCAGCTGCCGGAAGTCCCGCCGCAGGTTCCGCCGATGACCATCGAATTCACCGCGCCGACTCCGCCGGCGGTAGAGCCACCGCCGCCCGAGCCGATCCCCGAACCGGTGGTACAGGAGCCGCCACCCCCGGTGGTGGATGAGAACGCGGTGAAACCGCCGCCGCCCAAACCGATTCCCAAGCCCAAGCCGAAACCGGTGGCCAAACCCGTGCCCAAACCGGTCGAGCAGCCGGCGCCGCCAAAGGCCGAGACTCCGCCGCCGCAACCGGCTCCGTCCGCCCCGACAGCACCGGCTCCGGCACCGCTGACACCGCCTTCGGCCAACGCCGGCTACCTGCACAACCCGGCGCCGGAATACCCACCGCTGGCGCTGCGCCGCGGCTGGGAAGGCACCGTGCTGCTGCGCGTCCACGTACTGGCCAGTGGCAGCCCGAGCGAGATCCAGGTGCAGAAGACCAGTGGCCGCGAGGCCCTCGACGAGGCTGCGATCCGCGCGGTGAAGCGTTGGCGCTTCGTGCCGGCCAAACGCGGTGATGTCGCCCAGGACGGCTGGGTCAGCGTACCCATCGACTTCAAATTGAACTGA
- a CDS encoding alpha/beta hydrolase, with the protein MRNERTRYLIVPGWHGSEDDHWQSHWQRALPNAARVEQSDWIAPQRADWIAELERAIRRDSGRVVLIAHSLGCVTVAAWAAQADRRTLAQVAGALLVAPADVERETCHEALRNFAPIARQTLPFPSVLVGSDNDQACAPQRALALGRCWGAETVILPSAGHINVKSGHGAWDSGYRHLFRLQYLIDLQSRRRA; encoded by the coding sequence ATGCGCAACGAACGCACCCGCTACCTGATCGTGCCGGGCTGGCACGGCTCCGAGGACGACCACTGGCAAAGCCATTGGCAGCGTGCGCTGCCGAACGCCGCGCGGGTCGAACAAAGCGACTGGATCGCCCCGCAGCGCGCCGACTGGATCGCCGAGCTCGAGCGTGCAATCCGCCGCGACTCCGGCCGCGTAGTGCTCATCGCCCACAGCCTCGGCTGCGTGACCGTCGCCGCCTGGGCGGCACAGGCCGATCGACGCACGCTGGCCCAGGTCGCCGGCGCACTGCTGGTGGCGCCGGCCGACGTCGAACGGGAAACCTGTCACGAGGCCCTGCGCAACTTCGCCCCCATCGCGCGCCAGACGCTGCCCTTCCCCTCTGTGCTGGTCGGCTCCGACAACGACCAGGCCTGCGCTCCGCAGCGCGCCCTGGCACTTGGCCGCTGCTGGGGCGCAGAAACGGTGATCCTGCCTTCGGCCGGGCACATCAATGTGAAATCCGGACACGGCGCGTGGGATTCCGGCTACCGCCACCTGTTCCGCCTGCAGTACCTGATCGACCTGCAATCGCGCCGGCGCGCCTGA